Proteins found in one Sulfuricurvum sp. genomic segment:
- the xseB gene encoding exodeoxyribonuclease VII small subunit, translated as MSTEESFETKITNAKAILEKLMDPALPMNESVKAYEEGMKELRVAEKMLQDAQLQIQIIKNQEQ; from the coding sequence ATGAGTACGGAAGAGAGTTTTGAAACAAAAATTACGAATGCAAAAGCGATTTTGGAAAAACTAATGGATCCTGCATTACCGATGAATGAGAGTGTAAAGGCGTACGAAGAAGGGATGAAAGAACTTCGTGTCGCTGAAAAAATGCTCCAAGATGCGCAGTTGCAGATTCAAATCATCAAAAATCAGGAGCAATAA
- a CDS encoding homoserine O-acetyltransferase, which yields MLNLQIHTEHFTNPLYLESGRILEPYDIVYETYGELNEAKDNVIVICHALTGSHHAAGTYEGDNKSGWWDGLIGQGKAVDTDKFFVICTNVIGSCFGSTGPMSLRYPYNEPYRYKFPVVTILDMVKAQRILFDRLGIHQVHAIIGGSMGGMQALAFGVFFPNFAKKIIAMATTAATQPWAIAFNKVAQEAILKDPEFKNGYYDPEVIRENGLSGMAIGRMAGHISFLSHQSMAKKFGREYKRTDGLFELFGKFQVESYLEYNGYNFTKWFDPLSYLYITKAINIYDLSRGFDSLEEALGKINAELYLVGFEKDILFLPSEMENVHTIMQTLGKSNSDYLEVKSDYGHDAFLVEIDKIEQYVREAL from the coding sequence ATGTTAAATCTGCAAATTCACACTGAACATTTTACCAATCCGCTCTATTTGGAGAGCGGACGTATTTTAGAACCGTATGACATTGTTTACGAGACATACGGAGAGCTCAATGAAGCGAAAGATAATGTGATTGTAATTTGCCATGCCCTTACAGGGTCTCATCATGCAGCCGGGACGTATGAAGGGGATAACAAAAGCGGTTGGTGGGATGGACTCATAGGTCAGGGAAAAGCGGTCGATACCGACAAATTTTTCGTGATCTGTACCAATGTAATAGGGAGCTGTTTCGGTTCTACCGGACCGATGTCACTTCGTTACCCGTATAATGAACCGTATCGCTATAAATTTCCGGTTGTGACGATTTTAGATATGGTCAAAGCACAGAGGATTCTGTTTGACCGTTTGGGGATCCATCAGGTCCATGCGATAATCGGCGGATCGATGGGAGGAATGCAGGCGCTTGCATTCGGTGTCTTTTTCCCGAATTTTGCCAAAAAGATCATCGCTATGGCAACGACGGCGGCAACACAACCGTGGGCTATTGCGTTTAACAAAGTGGCGCAAGAGGCGATTCTCAAAGATCCTGAGTTTAAAAACGGCTATTACGATCCTGAAGTCATCCGTGAAAACGGTCTTAGCGGTATGGCAATCGGCCGTATGGCAGGGCATATCAGTTTTTTATCGCATCAATCGATGGCTAAGAAATTCGGACGTGAATACAAACGGACGGATGGTTTGTTTGAATTATTCGGGAAGTTTCAGGTCGAATCGTATTTGGAGTATAACGGGTACAATTTTACCAAATGGTTTGATCCGCTCTCATATCTCTATATTACCAAAGCGATCAATATCTATGACCTTTCACGAGGGTTTGATTCACTCGAAGAGGCTTTAGGAAAAATCAATGCCGAACTTTATCTGGTCGGATTTGAAAAAGATATTCTTTTCCTCCCTTCCGAGATGGAAAATGTCCATACGATTATGCAAACATTAGGAAAATCCAACAGTGATTATCTCGAGGTAAAAAGCGATTACGGTCATGATGCTTTTTTAGTAGAAATTGATAAAATAGAGCAATACGTTCGGGAGGCACTATGA
- a CDS encoding O-acetylhomoserine aminocarboxypropyltransferase/cysteine synthase family protein, with translation MQLQTEALHAGYDKDSQSTMAVPIYQTTAYEFRDVEHAANLFALKELGNIYTRLNNPTTDVFEKRFATLEGGAAGLATASGMAAIFYAIANAAEAGDNIICARQLYGGTLTQASYTLKRFGITARYFDVQNPSEIEALVDDKTKAIFFETLTNPSIDVADISAITAIAKKNGILTIVDNTVATPVLCRPFEYGVDVVVHSASKYTTGQGLAIGGIMVERTGLVDMIRSNPRYPQFNEADESYHGLVYVDVPLPLFTLRARLSLLRDLGAVVSPFNSWLFIQGIETLSLRMREHSRNAQAVAEFLESHPLVKKVNYPGLQSNSNYTNAQRYFQNGMSSGLLSFEVESFETAKKIVDATKLFSLVVNIGDSKSIITHPASTTHQQLSNEELIACGVPSGLIRLSIGLEAYDDLIADLKAAFDA, from the coding sequence ATGCAACTCCAAACTGAAGCACTTCACGCGGGATATGACAAAGACTCTCAAAGTACGATGGCCGTTCCCATCTATCAAACAACCGCGTATGAGTTTCGAGACGTTGAACATGCGGCAAATTTGTTTGCTCTAAAAGAACTGGGAAACATCTATACCCGTTTGAATAACCCTACGACCGATGTGTTTGAAAAACGTTTTGCGACACTCGAGGGGGGAGCAGCCGGTTTAGCAACTGCCAGCGGCATGGCGGCTATTTTTTACGCAATTGCCAATGCTGCAGAGGCAGGAGACAACATAATCTGTGCTCGTCAGCTTTACGGCGGAACACTGACCCAAGCTTCGTATACATTAAAACGTTTCGGCATTACTGCACGTTATTTTGATGTTCAAAACCCGAGTGAGATCGAAGCACTGGTAGATGATAAAACCAAAGCGATTTTTTTTGAGACATTGACCAATCCGAGTATTGATGTAGCCGATATATCTGCGATTACGGCTATCGCTAAAAAAAATGGCATCCTTACGATTGTGGACAATACGGTAGCGACTCCGGTTCTTTGCCGACCATTCGAATACGGAGTGGATGTCGTCGTTCACAGTGCAAGCAAGTACACTACCGGACAAGGGCTTGCGATCGGCGGGATTATGGTTGAACGTACCGGATTAGTCGATATGATCCGTTCAAATCCTCGCTATCCTCAATTTAACGAAGCGGATGAAAGTTATCACGGACTGGTCTATGTGGATGTACCGTTGCCGTTGTTTACCTTGCGTGCCCGATTATCGCTGTTACGCGACTTGGGTGCTGTTGTGTCTCCGTTTAACTCATGGCTCTTTATTCAGGGGATCGAAACATTGTCGCTCCGCATGAGAGAACATTCACGTAACGCTCAAGCCGTTGCAGAGTTTTTGGAGTCTCATCCGTTAGTTAAAAAAGTAAACTATCCGGGGCTTCAAAGTAACAGTAACTACACGAATGCACAACGCTACTTCCAAAACGGTATGTCGAGCGGATTGCTCAGTTTTGAGGTAGAGAGTTTTGAAACGGCGAAAAAAATCGTAGACGCTACAAAACTTTTCTCTCTCGTTGTAAACATTGGAGATTCAAAATCGATCATTACCCATCCGGCATCAACGACCCATCAACAGCTCTCGAATGAGGAATTGATTGCATGCGGTGTACCATCAGGGCTTATTCGTCTTAGTATCGGTTTGGAAGCATATGATGATCTGATCGCTGATTTGAAAGCGGCGTTCGACGCGTAA
- the guaB gene encoding IMP dehydrogenase, whose protein sequence is MNIRKRALTFEDVLLIPKYSEVLPKEVSLKTMLTRNIPLNIPMVSAAMDTVTEYRAAIAMAHLGGIGIIHKNMDIETQVKQIKKVKKSESGIIIDPIYVHPDATLSEAEELMNEFKISGVPVVDGHNKLLGILTNRDMRFEKDLKKLASAVMTPMPLITAKAGITLEEAEQIMHKNKIEKLPIIDESGFLKGLITIKDIKKRIEYPHANKDDFGRLRVGAAIGVGQLDRARALVDAGVDVLVLDSAHGHSKGIIDTVKAIKKDMVVDVIAGNVATGEATLALIEAGVDGVKVGIGPGSICTTRIVAGVGVPQISAIDECAAVGRQHGVPIIADGGIRYSGDIAKALAVGASVIMAGSLLAGTEESPGDTIMYQGRQYKSYRGMGSIGAMTKGSTDRYFQEGTAADKLVPEGIEGRVPFRGSIAAVVHQMMGGLRSSMGYCGSESIEAFWDKAEFVEITSAGLKESHVHDVIITQEAPNYHI, encoded by the coding sequence ATGAATATTCGTAAACGTGCCCTCACTTTTGAAGATGTATTGCTCATCCCAAAATACTCTGAGGTTCTTCCTAAAGAGGTGAGTTTGAAAACAATGTTGACTCGTAACATTCCACTCAATATTCCGATGGTTTCTGCGGCGATGGATACGGTAACGGAATACCGAGCCGCAATTGCTATGGCACATTTGGGCGGTATCGGAATCATCCATAAAAATATGGATATCGAAACCCAAGTGAAACAGATCAAAAAAGTGAAAAAATCCGAAAGTGGAATCATTATCGATCCGATCTATGTTCACCCGGATGCAACACTTTCAGAAGCGGAAGAGTTGATGAACGAATTCAAAATTTCCGGTGTTCCGGTTGTGGACGGACACAATAAGCTCCTGGGAATTTTGACCAATCGTGACATGCGTTTTGAAAAAGATTTGAAAAAGCTGGCATCAGCGGTAATGACACCTATGCCTCTTATTACGGCAAAAGCGGGTATTACTCTCGAAGAGGCTGAGCAAATCATGCACAAAAACAAGATCGAAAAACTTCCGATTATTGATGAAAGCGGATTTTTAAAAGGTCTTATTACGATCAAAGATATCAAAAAACGGATTGAATACCCTCATGCGAACAAAGACGACTTCGGCCGCCTTCGTGTCGGTGCGGCGATCGGTGTCGGACAGCTTGATCGCGCACGTGCTCTTGTTGATGCCGGTGTTGATGTACTTGTTTTGGATTCGGCACACGGTCATTCAAAAGGGATTATCGATACAGTCAAAGCGATCAAAAAAGATATGGTTGTCGACGTCATTGCAGGAAACGTTGCGACAGGTGAAGCAACGCTTGCGTTGATCGAAGCAGGAGTTGACGGTGTTAAGGTGGGTATCGGACCGGGTTCTATTTGTACCACTCGTATCGTTGCCGGAGTAGGGGTTCCTCAAATCTCAGCTATCGATGAGTGTGCCGCAGTCGGACGTCAACACGGAGTACCGATCATCGCCGACGGCGGAATCCGCTATTCAGGTGACATTGCCAAAGCTCTTGCTGTAGGTGCGAGCGTAATTATGGCGGGATCGCTCCTCGCAGGTACTGAAGAATCTCCGGGAGATACGATCATGTACCAAGGGCGTCAATACAAATCATATCGCGGTATGGGTTCGATCGGGGCTATGACCAAAGGTTCAACGGACCGTTATTTCCAAGAGGGGACTGCAGCGGATAAATTGGTTCCTGAAGGGATCGAGGGGCGTGTACCGTTCCGCGGAAGTATTGCAGCCGTTGTTCATCAAATGATGGGTGGACTTCGCTCGTCTATGGGGTATTGCGGATCGGAAAGTATCGAAGCGTTCTGGGATAAAGCGGAATTTGTTGAAATCACCAGTGCCGGTCTTAAAGAGTCCCATGTTCATGATGTCATTATTACGCAAGAAGCGCCGAATTATCATATCTAA
- the gatA gene encoding Asp-tRNA(Asn)/Glu-tRNA(Gln) amidotransferase subunit GatA encodes MITLKEALKLSKEELASLKEELKAKIAANPELNAYIDVLNVGEGIPIAIKDNIQVTGWSVTSGSNILKGYIAPYNATVIEKLLAANMSPFGRTNMDEFAMGSTTESSCYGKTLNPLNHNCVPGGSSGGSAAAVAAGLAVAALGSDTGGSIRQPAAFCGIVGMKPTYGRVSRYGLGAYASSLDQIGPMTQNVEDAAILYDIIQGYDPKDSTSADRNDGTVSDKLDTNVKLTIAIVPDYVKDASADVRKAYTKAVEALKNAGHTIVEKSLMDPKYDISAYYITATAEATTNLARYDGIRYGNRVEGGNLKDTFLQTRSQGFGPEVQRRIMLGNFVLSSGYYDAYYVKAQKVRRLIQEEYNKIFEEVDLILTPVAPRTAYEFGALSDPLEMYLSDIYTISVNLAGLPALSLPVDIAENGMPVGLQLIAAPYAEQTLFNGALSLETQLKG; translated from the coding sequence ATGATAACACTCAAAGAGGCGTTAAAGCTCTCGAAAGAAGAACTTGCTTCACTCAAAGAAGAATTAAAAGCAAAAATTGCCGCAAACCCTGAATTAAATGCGTATATCGATGTTCTTAACGTCGGCGAAGGGATTCCCATTGCGATTAAAGATAACATCCAAGTAACCGGCTGGTCGGTCACGTCGGGATCAAATATCTTGAAAGGATATATTGCTCCCTATAATGCGACTGTTATCGAAAAACTGTTAGCCGCGAATATGTCGCCGTTCGGACGTACCAATATGGACGAATTCGCGATGGGTTCAACGACTGAGAGCAGCTGTTACGGCAAAACCCTTAACCCGCTTAATCACAACTGTGTCCCCGGCGGAAGTTCGGGCGGATCGGCTGCAGCGGTAGCGGCAGGGCTTGCGGTAGCGGCACTGGGGAGCGATACGGGCGGATCGATCCGTCAGCCGGCCGCTTTTTGCGGAATTGTAGGAATGAAACCGACCTACGGGCGTGTCAGCCGTTACGGGTTGGGTGCGTATGCCAGTTCGCTCGATCAAATCGGCCCTATGACCCAAAATGTCGAAGATGCGGCTATTTTATATGACATTATCCAAGGGTATGACCCGAAAGATTCGACCTCTGCAGATCGTAATGACGGAACAGTGAGCGACAAACTTGATACTAACGTTAAACTTACAATCGCTATTGTCCCTGATTATGTCAAAGATGCTTCAGCAGATGTCCGTAAAGCGTATACTAAAGCCGTTGAAGCGCTTAAAAATGCAGGCCATACCATCGTTGAAAAATCTCTTATGGACCCGAAATACGATATTTCGGCTTATTACATTACCGCTACGGCGGAAGCGACCACCAATCTCGCCCGATACGACGGTATCCGCTACGGTAATCGCGTAGAGGGAGGAAATCTCAAAGATACGTTTCTTCAAACACGATCGCAAGGATTCGGTCCGGAAGTACAACGACGTATCATGCTCGGCAACTTTGTCCTTTCGTCCGGGTATTATGATGCGTATTATGTCAAAGCTCAAAAAGTACGTCGATTGATCCAAGAGGAGTATAATAAGATTTTCGAAGAGGTCGATTTGATCCTTACTCCGGTAGCACCGCGTACAGCCTATGAATTCGGTGCGCTCAGCGATCCGCTCGAGATGTATTTGAGCGATATTTATACTATTTCAGTCAACTTGGCAGGACTCCCGGCACTCTCTTTGCCGGTGGATATTGCTGAAAACGGGATGCCCGTAGGTCTTCAACTCATAGCGGCTCCATATGCGGAGCAAACCCTATTTAACGGGGCTCTTAGCCTCGAAACTCAACTCAAAGGATAA
- the ileS gene encoding isoleucine--tRNA ligase: protein MDYKETLLLPQTEFPMRGNLVQNEPVRYAAWIANDVYGKMKANRKDAPSFTLHDGPPYANGHTHIGHALNKILKDIIVKYHYFNGKSVRFTPGWDCHGLPIEQQVEKKLGGKQKKELLSTAEVRKMCREHASEFVGIQREEFKKLGVIADWDNPYLTMDSKFEANIYRTLCSVAKKGLLIERSKPVYWSWAERTALAEAEVEYEDKEDYSIYVAFELSDEAKVRAGIEGSAAVVIWTTTPWTLPANTGISLNPEEMYVRTSDGYIVAEKRYNALIEEGVFTGTVVQKIEAKKFENLYAINPLNGRASHLVLGEHVMMDNGSGCVHTAPGHGEDDYRIGLRYNLEVVMPVDETGCYDQTVIRENLLPDAEAFVGMHIFKANEPIISLLGDKALKVSKFRHSYPHCWRSHTPLIYRATKQWFISVDGTPEGESKTLREIAQAEVAKTSFFPESGRNRLGSMVENRPDWCISRQRDWGVPIAFFRVKATGEVILDEKVLNFIAMIFEMHSTDAWYSMSIEELLYPGCAYKADELEKVSDILDVWFDSGSTWNAVLKSRNYDAGTYPADLYIEGSDQHRGWFQSSLFLSTAVEHIAPYKALLTHGFTVDEKGEKMSKSKGNVVAPETVLKEYGSEILRLWVAMSDYQGDLKISANILKQTADQYRKLRNTFRIMLANLDGLESIVPYSEMGEIDKWIVSKAKEVFDETHRLFGEYNFVHGMSGLNYFIVNELSGVYIDITKDRMYCDATGSIERRSTQSAMAIIARSMLGLIAPILTYTADEIFENAPAILKGSANDIFDITYRSIEAVESSWDDATMKVIREKFNEIVDGLKKEKVIKNTLELVISTTSECAKSMKKADIEEYLVISKWCACELKDVLGSFEYEGDTFNIALATKAKCPRCWKYHSEKEEMVCPRCSGVISGWMVAE from the coding sequence ATGGATTATAAAGAGACCCTCCTTCTACCTCAGACCGAATTTCCGATGCGCGGGAATTTGGTCCAAAATGAGCCTGTACGCTATGCGGCGTGGATTGCCAACGATGTTTACGGCAAGATGAAAGCCAATCGTAAAGATGCTCCGAGTTTTACACTGCATGACGGTCCTCCGTATGCTAACGGACATACCCATATCGGTCATGCACTCAATAAAATACTTAAAGATATTATTGTCAAATATCACTATTTTAACGGCAAATCGGTACGTTTCACCCCAGGTTGGGACTGTCACGGTCTTCCGATCGAGCAGCAAGTAGAGAAAAAACTCGGCGGAAAACAGAAAAAAGAGCTTCTAAGCACTGCTGAAGTGCGAAAAATGTGCCGCGAACATGCAAGCGAATTTGTCGGTATTCAGCGTGAAGAATTCAAGAAATTGGGTGTTATCGCCGATTGGGACAACCCTTATTTGACGATGGATTCCAAATTTGAGGCCAATATTTATCGAACTCTTTGTTCGGTTGCCAAAAAAGGGCTGTTGATCGAGCGTTCAAAACCGGTTTACTGGAGCTGGGCGGAGCGTACGGCGCTCGCAGAAGCGGAAGTCGAGTATGAAGACAAAGAAGATTATTCGATCTATGTCGCTTTTGAACTGAGCGATGAAGCCAAAGTCCGAGCAGGGATCGAAGGTTCAGCCGCTGTCGTTATTTGGACGACGACTCCGTGGACATTGCCTGCCAATACCGGGATTTCGCTCAATCCGGAAGAGATGTATGTCCGAACGTCGGATGGCTATATCGTTGCCGAAAAACGTTATAACGCTCTCATTGAAGAGGGTGTCTTTACGGGAACGGTCGTCCAAAAAATCGAAGCGAAAAAGTTTGAAAACCTCTATGCGATCAATCCTCTTAACGGACGTGCTTCCCATTTGGTTTTGGGTGAACATGTTATGATGGACAACGGTTCGGGATGTGTTCATACCGCACCGGGTCATGGGGAAGACGACTACCGAATCGGGCTTCGTTATAACCTCGAAGTGGTTATGCCGGTCGATGAGACGGGATGTTACGATCAAACGGTGATTCGTGAAAATCTCCTTCCGGATGCTGAAGCGTTTGTCGGAATGCATATTTTCAAAGCGAACGAACCGATCATTTCGCTGTTAGGTGACAAAGCGTTGAAAGTGTCCAAATTCCGTCACTCCTACCCGCACTGCTGGAGGTCGCATACTCCTCTGATTTATCGTGCGACGAAGCAATGGTTTATCAGTGTAGACGGAACTCCTGAGGGCGAATCGAAAACCCTTCGTGAAATTGCGCAGGCTGAAGTGGCAAAAACATCATTCTTCCCAGAGTCAGGACGCAACCGTCTTGGCTCAATGGTTGAAAACCGCCCTGACTGGTGTATCTCACGTCAGCGTGACTGGGGTGTACCGATCGCATTTTTCCGTGTCAAAGCGACCGGTGAAGTAATTTTGGATGAGAAAGTTCTCAACTTCATCGCAATGATTTTCGAAATGCACAGTACCGATGCATGGTACTCGATGAGTATCGAAGAACTCCTCTACCCGGGATGTGCGTATAAAGCGGATGAACTTGAAAAAGTTTCAGATATTCTCGATGTCTGGTTTGACAGCGGATCAACCTGGAATGCGGTTCTCAAATCACGAAATTATGATGCGGGAACCTATCCGGCGGATTTGTATATCGAAGGAAGCGATCAACATCGCGGATGGTTCCAGTCCTCTCTCTTTTTGAGTACGGCAGTTGAGCATATTGCACCGTATAAAGCACTTCTTACCCACGGGTTTACCGTCGATGAGAAGGGTGAGAAGATGTCCAAGTCCAAAGGAAACGTTGTCGCTCCTGAAACCGTGCTCAAAGAGTATGGTTCAGAGATTTTGCGTTTGTGGGTAGCTATGAGTGACTATCAGGGTGATTTGAAAATCTCTGCTAATATCCTCAAGCAAACAGCAGATCAATATCGTAAACTTCGTAATACATTCCGCATTATGCTTGCGAATCTTGACGGATTGGAATCGATCGTTCCCTACAGTGAGATGGGTGAAATCGATAAATGGATTGTCTCAAAGGCGAAAGAGGTTTTCGACGAAACCCATCGTCTTTTCGGAGAATACAACTTTGTTCACGGAATGAGCGGGCTTAATTATTTCATCGTCAATGAACTCAGCGGTGTTTACATCGATATTACAAAAGACCGTATGTACTGCGACGCGACAGGTTCAATTGAGCGCCGTTCAACCCAAAGTGCGATGGCTATTATCGCCCGTTCAATGCTCGGCCTTATCGCACCGATTTTGACGTACACCGCGGATGAAATTTTTGAAAATGCCCCGGCGATTTTAAAAGGGTCCGCAAACGATATTTTTGATATTACCTATCGTTCCATCGAAGCGGTTGAGAGCAGCTGGGATGATGCAACGATGAAAGTGATTCGTGAAAAATTCAATGAGATCGTTGACGGACTTAAAAAAGAGAAAGTAATCAAGAATACCCTTGAACTTGTTATCTCAACGACGTCAGAATGCGCCAAATCAATGAAAAAAGCGGATATCGAAGAATATCTGGTGATTTCAAAATGGTGCGCTTGTGAATTGAAAGATGTTTTAGGATCGTTTGAATATGAAGGGGATACATTTAATATTGCCCTCGCGACAAAAGCTAAATGTCCTCGCTGTTGGAAATACCACAGTGAAAAAGAAGAGATGGTATGCCCACGCTGCAGCGGCGTTATTTCAGGGTGGATGGTCGCTGAATGA
- a CDS encoding CinA family protein, with the protein MNRDVIFVGNRLILNEAFERYILRSIKSRLASIDSISYFEESDKGLFLHLEGLLKNDSKLIIVTTKSTFTIVGKLLSTVTADNQILKEQMLIPSRASILENGSYLLSHNTSEINVVLATEGKTLPPILIDDESRQATIHLFNEELLSAQTLLEPLAQNFDVKLEFSELVEGWLKIRIHTRRHGNLSQFIASARGLMHHKVISATNIAAFIIERLGSHHKKLSFAESCSGGSLAHFFTSQSGASNVFEGSLITYSNTLKANWLAVDDDSIEAHGAVSAEVVLQMSEGSMNVSYADYSLAISGVAGPTGGTDAKPVGTVYISARSKTSVHTERFLFEGDRNYIQEQSVLMAVKMLLNIDRELFFS; encoded by the coding sequence ATGAATCGCGATGTTATTTTCGTAGGTAATCGGCTGATTTTGAATGAAGCATTCGAGCGATACATCCTCCGCAGCATTAAAAGCCGTCTCGCTTCTATCGACTCAATCAGCTATTTCGAAGAATCGGACAAAGGGCTTTTTTTACACTTGGAAGGGCTTTTAAAAAATGACTCCAAGCTCATCATTGTAACAACCAAAAGCACCTTTACGATTGTCGGGAAACTCCTCAGTACCGTGACGGCAGACAACCAGATTTTAAAAGAGCAAATGCTCATCCCGTCGCGTGCCAGCATTCTCGAAAACGGCAGCTATTTACTGAGCCACAATACGTCGGAGATCAATGTTGTTTTAGCTACAGAGGGAAAAACTCTCCCCCCGATTCTGATAGACGATGAATCACGCCAGGCTACCATTCATCTTTTCAATGAAGAGCTCCTCAGTGCACAGACCCTTCTCGAACCGTTAGCCCAAAATTTTGACGTGAAATTGGAATTTAGCGAACTGGTAGAGGGATGGCTTAAAATCCGTATCCACACCCGTCGACATGGAAATCTGTCTCAATTTATCGCTTCAGCACGCGGACTTATGCATCATAAAGTAATCAGTGCAACCAATATCGCCGCATTTATTATCGAACGTCTCGGGAGTCATCATAAAAAACTCTCGTTCGCCGAAAGCTGCAGCGGAGGTTCGCTTGCCCATTTTTTCACGTCTCAAAGCGGTGCTTCCAATGTTTTTGAGGGTTCGCTCATTACCTACTCCAACACTCTCAAAGCCAACTGGTTAGCCGTAGACGATGATTCTATCGAAGCACACGGTGCGGTAAGCGCAGAAGTCGTTCTCCAAATGTCAGAAGGTTCCATGAACGTCAGCTATGCCGATTATTCCTTGGCTATCAGCGGTGTAGCCGGACCTACCGGAGGGACAGACGCAAAACCGGTCGGTACCGTATATATCAGTGCACGCTCTAAAACATCGGTTCATACCGAACGATTTCTTTTCGAAGGGGATCGTAATTACATCCAAGAGCAAAGTGTCCTTATGGCGGTAAAAATGCTCCTAAATATCGATCGAGAATTATTTTTTAGTTAA
- a CDS encoding VWA-like domain-containing protein, protein MSSEQLLLKAKSLLTVKYPYFGMLASRLKHEPSDSVSGYASNGKRFIYNSDFLERRSVEEVMFILTNAVMHHVLSHQQRKLNRRGRLWQLATDYAINNLLAKNGLAIPQGANYNKEFEGMYAEEIYDALKEEYFGEGGDAFSESGDAAPQEAGMSQEADDSQGFANIDGISDEMDSQDESQWQYAASIAQEVAQRKGAMPLGLERLGKKVKPSDVDWRFELYNAVNRHMRNNYAFMPPNKKHIHRGIALPSLTSDTLSLCVAIDTSGSIDDALLGAFMEEFKTIMQNFPSVKIELIIADAKVHAHHTFQGGEKMDFRLKGGGGTDYRPTFDYVEANLPMTTMLLYFTDGEGSFPRIPPNYEVLWALSRKAKVPFGRGLVIFD, encoded by the coding sequence ATGTCATCCGAACAACTACTGCTCAAAGCAAAAAGCCTGCTCACCGTCAAATATCCTTATTTCGGGATGCTGGCCTCACGGTTAAAGCATGAACCCAGCGACTCGGTGTCGGGATATGCCAGTAACGGGAAACGTTTTATCTACAACAGCGATTTCTTGGAGCGCAGAAGTGTCGAGGAGGTGATGTTTATCCTCACCAATGCCGTGATGCACCATGTTCTCTCCCATCAACAGAGAAAACTAAACCGCAGAGGACGATTATGGCAGTTGGCAACCGATTATGCCATTAACAATCTCCTCGCAAAAAACGGTTTGGCGATTCCGCAAGGGGCAAACTACAACAAAGAATTTGAGGGGATGTACGCCGAAGAGATCTATGATGCTCTAAAAGAAGAGTATTTCGGCGAGGGGGGAGATGCATTCAGCGAAAGCGGCGACGCGGCACCTCAAGAAGCCGGTATGTCTCAGGAAGCGGATGATTCGCAAGGTTTCGCCAACATTGACGGAATCAGCGATGAAATGGATTCGCAGGATGAATCGCAGTGGCAATACGCCGCATCCATCGCACAAGAAGTCGCACAGCGCAAAGGGGCGATGCCTCTGGGGTTGGAGCGCTTAGGCAAAAAGGTCAAGCCCAGCGATGTAGACTGGCGTTTTGAACTCTATAATGCGGTCAATCGCCATATGCGTAACAACTACGCTTTTATGCCGCCGAATAAAAAACATATCCATCGCGGTATTGCACTTCCTTCGCTTACGAGTGATACCCTTAGTCTATGTGTTGCGATTGACACATCCGGCTCTATCGATGATGCGCTTTTGGGAGCATTTATGGAGGAGTTTAAGACCATCATGCAAAATTTTCCCTCGGTCAAGATTGAACTCATCATCGCCGATGCAAAGGTTCATGCTCATCACACGTTCCAAGGGGGAGAGAAGATGGACTTTCGTCTCAAAGGGGGAGGGGGTACGGATTATCGACCGACGTTTGATTACGTCGAAGCCAATCTGCCGATGACGACAATGCTGCTCTATTTTACCGATGGAGAAGGCTCATTCCCGCGGATTCCGCCGAATTATGAAGTACTATGGGCATTATCGCGAAAAGCAAAAGTTCCGTTTGGACGGGGATTGGTCATTTTCGATTAA